The Streptomyces kanamyceticus DNA segment AGCACGATGCTCAGGAGCGCGTGCGTGTACTTGAGCGGATTGAGCGTCAAGTACCCCTTCGCGCCGACGGAGATGTCGCCGCTGTGCAGGGCCGTGCGCGCGTGCGCGTACTCGTGCAGGCAGAGCGAGACGATCCAGGCGGCCGTCACGAAGAGGAAGACGGCGATACCCGGATTGTCCGCGAAGCCGGTCCAGGCGGCCCATCCTGCGACCGCGGTGACGGCGGCGATCCCCAGGAAGACCGGACTGATCCGCCGGTCGCTGCTGCGGGTGGGGGCGGTGGTCATGGGGCGGGGCTCCTGGCGTACGAGGTCCTGGCGTGCCCGACCGTACCGGGCGCGTACGGAAAACGTCTCGCACTCGGCCCCGAGTTCCGGGGAGGCTGGGGGTCATGACTCTGCGCGGGGTGTGGAAGGTGCTGTACGCGGACTGGCAGATGGAGTGCTGCGGTACGCCGTTCGCGGTGGGGGACGAGGTGACGTGGCCGCTGCTCGTCCTGTCTGGCGGCGGGGACGGCTTGTACGGCATGGACGGCATGGACGGCTGGCAGGAGGATTTCAGCGAGATCGAGGGGCCCGTGGTGGCGCTCGACTCCTTGCCGGGGGACTGGCTGGCGGACGACATCGAAGACGAGGGCGACGAGGGCGACGAGGCCGACGAGGGCGACAAGGACGACGAGGGCGACGAGGAGCCGTGGGAGGCGTCCGTCGTGCGGGCGCACGGGGTGACGGTCCCGTGGAACCACGCGCCCCCGCGCCCCGCGCGGACCGCGCTCAGGGGCCTGCTCTCCGTGGAGCGGCACGGCGGCCGCTGGCCGGACACGGTCGGCAGGGTCCGCACCATCCACGTGGTGACCCAGGGCTTCGCGGAGACGACCGAGGGGTCGGGGACGTACGCGCCGGTGCCCGGCGAGCGCTGGCTGCGCCCCGTCGAGCTCTGCCCGAAGTGGTTCCACGGAGAACACCTCTCGCGGACGTCGCAGGGGCCGGGCTACCGGCGGGCCGAGACCGGGGTGCTCGTGGAGCTGGAGGTCCGGGACGACGAGGACTGAGCGGGGCGGGGGGAGTCGGAGCTTGAGAAGAGAGCGGGGGGGACCGGGGTGGGCCGGGAGTGCGGGGGACGGCGGGTGCGTGGCCGGTACGACGGAGTCGGGCGCCGGGCGGGACGGAGTCCGAAGGGGGGCCGGTGCCGCTCAGGCGCGAACGCGAACGCGAACACGGACGCGAACGCGGACGTGAACGCGGAGGTGAACGGGGTCATGGACCCGCAGATGGGCCTGGAGGTGGACGTGGCGTGCTCCGGAGGCGGTGACAATGGACCCGTGCGCTACCGCGTCCTCGGCACCACCCAGGCCCTCCGCCCCGACGGCACCGTCCTGCCCGTCGGCGGCGCGCGGCTGCGCGCCCTCCTCACGGTGCTCGCCCTGCACGCGGGCCGCACCGTCTCCGCCCCGGTCCTGGTCGACGAGGTCTGGGCCGCCGACCCGCCCGCCGACGCGACGGGCGCGCTGCAGGCGCTGGCGGGACGGCTCCGCAGGGCCCTCGGCGCGGACGCGGTGGCCTCGGCGGACGGCGGCTACCGACTGTGCGCGGTGCCCGACGACGTGGACGTGTTCCGCTTCGACCGGCTCGTCGGCGAGGGCACGCGGGCCCTCGCCGACGGCGACGCGGCGAAGGCGGCCGCCGTCTTGGACGACGCGCTCGCCCTGTGGACCGGCGAGCCCCTTCCCGACCTGCCGGAGCGCACGGCGGAGGTCGCGCGCTGGCAGGCCCGCCGCCTCGACGCGCACCGCGCGAGGGCGGCGGCCGCGCTCGCCATCGGCGAGGCGGAACTGGTGCTGCCCGAGCTCACCGCGCT contains these protein-coding regions:
- a CDS encoding DUF6578 domain-containing protein, which produces MTLRGVWKVLYADWQMECCGTPFAVGDEVTWPLLVLSGGGDGLYGMDGMDGWQEDFSEIEGPVVALDSLPGDWLADDIEDEGDEGDEADEGDKDDEGDEEPWEASVVRAHGVTVPWNHAPPRPARTALRGLLSVERHGGRWPDTVGRVRTIHVVTQGFAETTEGSGTYAPVPGERWLRPVELCPKWFHGEHLSRTSQGPGYRRAETGVLVELEVRDDED